The Lolium rigidum isolate FL_2022 chromosome 1, APGP_CSIRO_Lrig_0.1, whole genome shotgun sequence region CTACAAATGATCCAGGCCACCAACCTTTTTCCATTTAGCAATCAGATTTTTGTCTGCATAACCTTGGTCCAAGCAAAACTCATATAACTCCTTTTTGATTTCCTTCCTTCGGTAGTAGAGATCATATATGTAGCGGCTCTTTTGATGAGAAATGCGGAAGATTGGCCAGAGGGCCTCACACTTCCTCTTCCCATCATGTGTATCATTCTCAGCTGCAACAGAAAAATCGTATTAGTACCATCTTGCAACAGGAAATAGCAATATGGATCCAGAAAAAAGATCCTACAAGTACTACAGATTAGACATATGTGAACACCTTCTCTCATTTTGGCTTCCAAATCACGGAGAGTTGGTTCAATAAGCTCCCATCCTTCAGGGTACTTCACACGGCTCGTCTTTATCTTAGGCATGTTGTTCCAGGAA contains the following coding sequences:
- the LOC124684594 gene encoding protein BUD31 homolog 2 is translated as MPKIKTSRVKYPEGWELIEPTLRDLEAKMREAENDTHDGKRKCEALWPIFRISHQKSRYIYDLYYRRKEIKKELYEFCLDQGYADKNLIAKWKKPGYERLCCLRCIQTRDHNFATTCVCRVPKHLREEKVIECVHCGCKGCASGD